The following are encoded together in the Thalassomonas haliotis genome:
- the gluQRS gene encoding tRNA glutamyl-Q(34) synthetase GluQRS — MVLPLPRRPQSTYRGRFAPSPSGLLHFGSLISALASYLHAKSCQGKWLVRIEDIDPPREQAGASSAILTTLEAFGLHWDEEVLYQSRQTQVYLDVLDYLKQQKLSYFCQCTRAEIKAAGGIYPGVCKSRDHPAANSAIRLINSAGHYQYQDIFQGPVSCDPALAREDFILLRKDGLFAYQLAVVVDDICQGISHVIRGCDLLEPTARQLSFYHILGQPSPRYGHVPLAVTNEGYKLSKQNKAPAIDNQRPQPALIAALTFLGQAVPPELISCSVEEIISWAIRHWSLDKVPRKQQITLPE; from the coding sequence ATGGTATTACCGCTCCCCCGGCGACCACAGTCTACTTATCGTGGTCGCTTTGCTCCTTCTCCCTCCGGATTATTACACTTTGGCTCCTTGATCTCGGCCCTAGCCAGCTACCTGCATGCCAAAAGCTGCCAGGGAAAATGGCTGGTACGCATCGAAGACATAGATCCCCCCAGGGAACAGGCAGGTGCCAGTTCAGCCATTTTAACCACCCTGGAAGCTTTCGGTTTACACTGGGATGAAGAGGTGCTTTACCAGAGCCGACAAACCCAGGTTTACCTGGATGTGCTGGACTATCTCAAACAACAAAAACTCAGTTATTTTTGCCAGTGTACCCGGGCAGAAATCAAGGCCGCCGGCGGTATTTATCCGGGAGTCTGCAAATCCCGGGACCATCCTGCCGCCAACAGTGCCATCCGTTTAATCAATTCCGCCGGCCATTATCAATACCAGGACATTTTTCAGGGACCTGTCAGCTGCGATCCCGCGCTGGCACGGGAAGATTTTATCCTGCTGCGCAAAGACGGCCTGTTTGCCTACCAGCTGGCGGTTGTCGTTGACGATATTTGCCAGGGTATCAGCCATGTTATCCGCGGCTGCGATTTACTTGAACCCACGGCAAGACAGTTAAGCTTTTATCATATCCTCGGGCAGCCAAGTCCCCGATATGGCCATGTACCGTTAGCCGTAACCAATGAAGGTTATAAACTCAGCAAGCAAAACAAGGCGCCGGCAATCGATAATCAGCGTCCGCAACCGGCACTGATCGCTGCATTAACTTTCCTCGGCCAGGCGGTACCGCCAGAGCTGATTTCCTGTTCGGTTGAAGAGATAATTAGCTGGGCCATCAGGCACTGGAGCCTGGATAAAGTGCCGAGAAAACAGCAAATCACCTTACCCGAATAA
- the dksA gene encoding RNA polymerase-binding protein DksA translates to MPNSKNKALGILALAGVEPYQEKPNEEYMNVEQLEHFKKILDAWRVQLREEVDRTVTHMQDEAANFPDPVDRAAQEEEFSLELRTRDRERKLIKKIEKTLQLIEEDEFGFCKSCGIEIGIRRLEARPTADLCIECKTLQEIKERQMAG, encoded by the coding sequence ATGCCAAACAGTAAAAATAAAGCATTAGGCATCCTAGCATTAGCCGGCGTTGAGCCGTATCAGGAAAAGCCTAACGAAGAATACATGAACGTTGAGCAACTGGAGCATTTTAAAAAAATACTCGATGCTTGGCGGGTTCAACTCAGAGAAGAAGTTGACCGTACAGTAACCCATATGCAAGATGAAGCGGCCAACTTCCCAGACCCGGTAGATCGTGCAGCCCAGGAAGAAGAGTTCAGCCTGGAATTACGCACCCGGGATCGCGAACGTAAGTTGATCAAGAAAATTGAGAAAACTTTACAATTAATCGAAGAAGATGAATTCGGTTTCTGTAAGTCTTGCGGCATCGAAATCGGCATTCGCCGCCTTGAAGCCCGTCCGACCGCAGACCTTTGTATTGAATGTAAAACCTTACAGGAAATCAAAGAGCGCCAGATGGCAGGTTAA
- the sfsA gene encoding DNA/RNA nuclease SfsA yields MQLALQSATLLKRYKRFLADIEFPGGEQTTIHCANTGAMTGCADPGNTVWYSQSDNPKRKYPFSWELSQTPAQDIICVNTIRANQLVEEAIVAGSIKELTGYDELRREVKYGSENSKIDFYLSSPGKTETYIEVKSVTLLTDGQGYFPDAVTTRGQKHLRELTELATQGKRAVLFFAVLHSGINSVKAADHVDPLYGELLAEAIKAGVEILAYKASFSQGDKVTEIRLSQSLDFNQ; encoded by the coding sequence ATGCAATTAGCCTTACAAAGCGCCACCTTATTAAAACGTTATAAACGCTTTTTAGCGGATATAGAATTTCCCGGCGGCGAGCAAACCACCATACATTGTGCCAATACCGGCGCCATGACCGGGTGCGCCGATCCCGGCAATACCGTCTGGTACAGCCAGTCGGACAACCCGAAACGCAAATATCCCTTCAGCTGGGAGCTGTCGCAAACGCCGGCACAAGATATCATTTGCGTCAATACCATACGTGCCAATCAACTGGTGGAAGAAGCCATAGTTGCCGGAAGCATAAAAGAGCTAACCGGCTACGATGAACTCAGGCGGGAAGTCAAATACGGCAGTGAAAACAGCAAAATCGATTTTTACCTGTCCAGCCCCGGAAAAACCGAGACCTATATCGAAGTAAAAAGCGTCACCCTGCTCACCGACGGCCAGGGTTATTTTCCCGATGCCGTTACTACGCGCGGACAAAAACACCTGAGAGAATTAACCGAGCTGGCGACACAAGGCAAAAGAGCGGTATTATTTTTTGCGGTATTGCACAGCGGCATCAATTCGGTGAAAGCGGCGGACCATGTAGATCCGCTTTACGGCGAGTTATTGGCAGAAGCCATCAAAGCCGGGGTAGAAATTTTGGCCTATAAGGCGAGCTTTAGCCAAGGTGATAAAGTAACCGAGATCCGTTTAAGCCAGAGCCTTGATTTTAATCAGTAA